Proteins co-encoded in one Fusarium musae strain F31 chromosome 3, whole genome shotgun sequence genomic window:
- a CDS encoding hypothetical protein (EggNog:ENOG41), producing MRYEDDLTLYSGEKLNIPFNFASGLGPTPIIVIRGQKRGTIQGSIVMEKSGRVCKFYNMISIKHALNKADEDRMQALMQRRGYRDSDDWKKKLLLTVQENSVKVTEWVDEYRKVVAVEEGDKLEFSGEVQTEKKDLVVACWASEGFVLEKAASKHIQRLTLERQRRSIYSHVVAARSWQ from the coding sequence ATGAGATATGAGGACGATTTGACCCTTTACTCTGGCGAAAAGCTGAACATCCCTTTCAATTTCGCCTCTGGTCTCGGTCCCACGCCAATCATTGTTATCCGGGGCCAAAAGAGAGGTACCATCCAGGGAAGCATCGTGATGGAGAAATCTGGCCGGGTGTGCAAGTTCTACAATATGATTTCCATCAAGCACGCCTTGAACAAGGCGGACGAGGATAGGATGCAGGCTCTTATGCAGAGACGTGGATATCGCGACTCAGAtgattggaagaagaagcttttgTTGACAGTGCAGGAAAACTCGGTCAAGGTGACGGAGTGGGTTGATGAGTACAGGAAGGTTGTTGCGGTTGAGGAGGGTGATAAGCTAGAGTTTTCGGGAGAGGTACAaacggagaagaaggatcttgTTGTTGCGTGCTGGGCTAGCGAGGGATTTGTACTTGAAAAGGCTGCATCGAAACATATTCAACGGCTGACCTTGGAGCGGCAAAGGCGCTCAATCTATTCCCATGTGGTGGCTGCAAGGTCTTGGCAATAG
- a CDS encoding hypothetical protein (EggNog:ENOG41), producing MLTLGTLIFFAVAAAIALVVKTLSKPQKENLISRAIPAAAPLTQPLPSTWYKSDDIYELERRAIFSKKWILLTHKMRFDQTGAWVRYAEAGFDFFLIRNAEGTIRGFHNICRHRAFPVVVKDNGQNNVLSCKYHGWSYGMNGQLAKAPLYQDLPGFDRSKNGLFPLHTHVDAKGFVWINMDAKAVPENPWSEELSQTANHGSFNFDDYKFDHVKQDTSSFNWKTLADKSCTGSNIDNFENTAEKKSVVNDFFFPNASMTLSPHFFFLLRCVPTSATKSQLQYEVYRHKNATESDFKKVEEILQQTASEQEAPAEKNLRAGVLVDQTPLQFQNQVYQLVEHHRKLEGVAGREIRPAQQILDKSATKTEQDESLYSSCSGLSCGKIAKDLAW from the exons ATGTTGACTCTCGGCAcactcatcttcttcgccgTAGCGGCTGCCATCGCCCTCGTCGTCAAGACACTATCTAAACCGCAAAAGGAAAACCTTATCTCAAGAGCCATCCCCGCTGCTGCACCCCTCACTCAACCCCTCCCTTCAACATGGTACAAGTCAGACGACATCTACGAACTTGAGCGAAgagccatcttctcaaagaaaTGGATCCTGCTCACTCACAAGATGCGCTTCGACCAGACCGGCGCATGGGTTCGATACGCTGAAGCTGGTTtcgacttcttcctcatccgaAATGCAGAGGGTACCATCAGGGGCTTTCACAACATCTGTCGTCACCGTGCTTTTCCCGTCGTTGTCAAGGATAATGGCCAGAACAACGTCTTGTCCTGCAAGTATCACGGTTGGTCTTACGGTATGAACGGTCAGCTTGCCAAGGCTCCTCTGTATCAGGACCTCCCCGGTTTTGATCGCTCCAAGAACGGCCTCTTCCCTCTTCACACTCACGTCGATGCCAAGGGCTTCGTCTGGATCAACATGGACGCTAAGGCTGTGCCTGAGAACCCATGGAGCGAGGAGCTCAGCCAGACAGCGAACCACGGATCTTTCAATTTTGACGACTACAAGTTTGATCACGTCAAGCAAGACACAAGCAGCTTCAACTGGAAGACCTTGGCCGACAAGTCTTGCACTGGTAGCAACATTGATAACTTTGAGAACACCGCCGAGAAGAAATCTGTTGTCAACGATTTTTTCTTCCCCAACGCCTCCATGACCCTCTC TCctcatttcttcttcctcttgcgaTGTGTCCCTACATCAGCCACAAAGTCCCAACTACAATATGAAGTTTACCGCCACAAGAACGCCACCGAATCCGACTTCAAGAAGGTCGAAGAGATTCTCCAGCAGACAGCCAGCGAGCAAGAAGCCCCCGCCGAGAAGAATCTCCGCGCCGGCGTCCTCGTTGACCAAACCCCCCTTCAGTTCCAGAACCAAGTGTATCAACTAGTCGAGCACCACCGCAAGCTCGAGGGTGTCGCTGGTCGTGAGATTCGACCCGCTCAGCAGATTCTTGACAAGTCTGCTACCAAGACTGAGCAAGATGAGAGTCTCTACTCTTCCTGCTCTGGTCTCTCATGTGGTAAAATAGCCAAGGACCTTGCTTGGTAA